In Gemmatimonas sp., a single genomic region encodes these proteins:
- a CDS encoding PBP1A family penicillin-binding protein produces MALSSVLSRRPWLGWLLVVGIFGGMVGAGGLLGAWSVICRDGRCPSIASLEKYVPRQTSKVYAADGRFITELGLERRTLVRLQDIPKHVRDAVVITEDRRFYSHSGIDYYRVFGALARNVKAGSYVQGFSTITMQLARNVFSDRISREKTLLRKIKEARVARAIEQRYTKDKILELYLNQVYLGNGAYGVETASQRYFGKPVREVSVAEAAVLAGLLKGPERYNPRRFADRAILRRNTVLELMRREGAINDADASLAKAYPLQLAERTESGDVAPYFVEWVRQELEEHFGKGLYDEGYKVYTSLDVDMQGAAERALENQLQAIEAGRHGKYSHLTYEAYLARSAEGGERGAANSPYLQGAFVAVDPRSGAVRAMVGGRDFGDSKFNRAVQALRQPGSTFKPIVYATAVHEGFSPGQIVDDSPISLDQMSGEAWTPQNYDMKFMGNMPMRKALYQSRNLAAIRTGMAVGAGSVISMAKRFGITTPIPPYPSIFIGSADVYPVQMIAAYSVFANLGLRTTPHAIFKVENADGKVVWQPTTEREAVLSPEEAWLMVSMMKDVVVRGTGARIWSSGFRVPAGGKTGTTNDGADVWFIGYTADLVAGVWMGFDKPQKIKSNAQGGELASPAWASFMTEVYRRKPQPPDWPRPDGVVVREIDALTGQLANSNCMTALATEFFVQGTEPTGTCTDPAPRTLLSTDSVAKLRAKADSTNPFKIPPQ; encoded by the coding sequence ATGGCTCTCTCCTCTGTTCTTTCGCGGCGCCCGTGGCTGGGGTGGCTGCTCGTGGTTGGGATTTTCGGCGGCATGGTCGGTGCCGGCGGGCTGCTTGGCGCTTGGAGCGTCATCTGCCGGGACGGACGCTGTCCGTCGATCGCCTCGCTCGAGAAGTATGTGCCCCGCCAGACCTCCAAGGTGTACGCCGCCGACGGCCGGTTCATCACGGAACTCGGTCTCGAGCGTCGCACGCTCGTACGGCTGCAGGATATCCCCAAGCATGTGCGCGATGCGGTCGTCATCACCGAAGACCGCCGGTTCTACTCGCACTCGGGCATCGACTACTACCGCGTGTTCGGTGCGCTCGCCCGCAACGTGAAAGCCGGCAGCTATGTGCAGGGCTTCTCTACGATCACGATGCAGCTGGCCCGTAATGTCTTTTCCGATCGCATTTCCCGCGAGAAGACGCTGCTGCGCAAGATCAAGGAAGCGCGCGTGGCCCGTGCCATCGAGCAGCGCTACACGAAGGACAAGATCCTCGAGCTCTACCTGAACCAGGTATACCTCGGCAACGGCGCGTACGGCGTGGAAACCGCGTCGCAGCGCTACTTCGGTAAGCCGGTGCGCGAGGTCAGTGTGGCCGAAGCTGCCGTGCTGGCCGGATTGCTGAAGGGCCCCGAGCGCTACAACCCGCGCCGGTTCGCTGATCGTGCGATCCTGCGCCGCAACACGGTGCTCGAGCTGATGCGCCGCGAAGGCGCGATCAACGACGCCGATGCCTCGCTCGCCAAGGCCTATCCGCTGCAGCTGGCCGAGCGCACCGAGTCGGGCGACGTAGCACCGTACTTCGTGGAGTGGGTGCGCCAGGAGCTCGAGGAACACTTCGGCAAGGGACTCTACGACGAAGGGTACAAGGTTTATACATCGCTCGATGTCGACATGCAGGGCGCCGCCGAACGCGCCTTGGAGAACCAGCTGCAGGCCATCGAGGCCGGACGTCACGGTAAGTACTCGCATCTCACCTACGAAGCGTATCTCGCACGGTCGGCCGAGGGCGGTGAGCGTGGCGCGGCCAACTCCCCGTATCTGCAGGGCGCGTTCGTCGCGGTTGATCCGCGCAGTGGTGCCGTGCGCGCCATGGTTGGTGGCCGTGACTTCGGCGACTCGAAATTCAATCGCGCGGTGCAGGCGCTCCGCCAGCCGGGTTCGACCTTCAAGCCGATTGTCTACGCGACGGCCGTGCACGAGGGGTTCAGCCCCGGGCAGATCGTGGACGACTCGCCCATCTCGCTCGACCAGATGAGCGGCGAAGCATGGACGCCGCAGAACTACGATATGAAGTTTATGGGCAATATGCCCATGCGGAAGGCGTTGTATCAGTCGCGCAATCTGGCCGCGATCCGCACCGGCATGGCGGTCGGCGCCGGAAGTGTGATTTCCATGGCGAAGCGCTTCGGCATCACGACGCCCATTCCGCCCTATCCGTCCATCTTCATCGGGTCGGCCGACGTGTATCCGGTGCAGATGATCGCTGCGTACTCGGTGTTCGCCAACCTTGGCCTGCGCACGACACCGCACGCGATTTTCAAGGTCGAAAACGCCGACGGCAAAGTGGTGTGGCAGCCCACGACGGAGCGGGAAGCGGTGCTGTCGCCTGAGGAAGCGTGGCTGATGGTGAGCATGATGAAGGACGTGGTGGTGCGCGGCACCGGTGCGCGCATCTGGAGTTCTGGCTTCCGTGTGCCCGCCGGTGGGAAGACGGGCACCACCAACGACGGCGCCGACGTGTGGTTCATCGGCTACACCGCCGACCTGGTGGCCGGCGTCTGGATGGGCTTCGACAAACCGCAGAAGATCAAGTCGAATGCACAGGGCGGTGAGCTGGCGTCGCCGGCGTGGGCGTCGTTCATGACCGAGGTGTATCGTCGCAAGCCGCAACCGCCGGACTGGCCGCGTCCCGACGGCGTCGTGGTGCGCGAAATCGATGCGCTCACCGGACAGCTCGCGAACAGCAACTGCATGACGGCGCTTGCCACGGAGTTTTTCGTGCAGGGCACCGAGCCGACGGGCACGTGCACCGATCCGGCGCCGCGCACGCTGCTCTCGACGGACAGTGTCGCCAAGCTGCGCGCCAAGGCGGACTCCACGAACCCGTTCAAAATTCCGCCGCAGTGA